A part of Polynucleobacter sp. MG-Unter2-18 genomic DNA contains:
- a CDS encoding fumarate hydratase: MKAVEEACKELYIRALKVLPDDVKAGIERLNQGESDARAQVVLKTMITNIAVAEREDNLLCQDTGLPIYKVKIGRNVQLDGMELKAAIRKGCERATTEYPLRSSVVHPITRKNNHTSCGIDMPAISIDFCDDDEMIEIEMVPKGSGSENNSFLKMAIPADGINGVKAFVIDSVVSAGGKTCPPTIVGVGIGGTSEQCVAMAKCAATRALGSVCSDEEGAKLEQELTAAVNKLGIGPQGLGGDGTAFAVHVELAHTHITLNPVAVNMQCHSARRARATFTPDGVTYGF; this comes from the coding sequence ATGAAAGCAGTTGAAGAGGCTTGCAAGGAGCTCTACATACGCGCCTTAAAGGTGCTTCCAGATGATGTTAAAGCCGGTATTGAGCGCTTAAATCAAGGTGAATCAGATGCGCGTGCACAGGTGGTTCTCAAAACTATGATCACCAACATTGCTGTTGCAGAGCGTGAGGATAATTTACTTTGCCAAGACACTGGCTTACCAATTTATAAAGTCAAGATTGGCCGTAATGTGCAACTAGATGGCATGGAACTCAAGGCGGCGATTCGTAAAGGTTGCGAGCGTGCAACTACTGAATACCCATTACGTTCTTCAGTAGTGCATCCCATCACGCGCAAGAATAATCACACATCCTGCGGTATTGATATGCCGGCAATCAGCATCGATTTTTGTGATGATGATGAGATGATTGAAATCGAGATGGTCCCAAAAGGAAGCGGTTCAGAAAACAATTCTTTTTTGAAGATGGCCATTCCTGCTGATGGAATTAATGGTGTTAAAGCCTTTGTTATTGATAGTGTTGTTTCTGCGGGAGGCAAGACTTGTCCGCCAACCATCGTCGGTGTTGGTATCGGTGGCACCTCTGAGCAATGTGTTGCGATGGCCAAGTGTGCTGCTACAAGAGCATTGGGTAGTGTGTGCAGTGATGAAGAAGGTGCTAAGCTAGAGCAAGAATTAACTGCTGCTGTGAACAAATTAGGTATTGGCCCGCAAGGCCTGGGTGGTGACGGCACAGCGTTTGCTGTTCATGTGGAGCTTGCCCATACTCATATCACCTTAAATCCAGTAGCCGTAAATATGCAGTGCCACTCAGCGCGTAGAGCGCGAGCAACCTTTACGCCTGATGGCGTGACTTACGGTTTCTAG
- the sdhC gene encoding succinate dehydrogenase, cytochrome b556 subunit — MSPRPKLDLRAKSHLSYFAYACHRFSGLLLACFIPLHFLMLSQSLRGASGFERYLGLTDFWVFKVGEWVLVILLAIHLVGGIRLIMIEFGPWRGLRKAWTQVAILFGIACGLLFLYLAN; from the coding sequence ATGAGCCCAAGGCCAAAGCTTGATTTACGCGCAAAGTCTCATCTCTCTTACTTTGCATATGCATGCCATCGCTTTTCCGGCCTGCTACTGGCTTGCTTCATCCCCTTACATTTTTTGATGCTTTCTCAGTCTTTGCGTGGCGCCAGTGGGTTTGAGCGCTATCTGGGCTTAACGGACTTTTGGGTCTTTAAAGTCGGTGAGTGGGTTTTGGTTATTTTGTTAGCGATCCATTTGGTGGGCGGAATTCGACTCATCATGATTGAGTTTGGTCCATGGCGCGGACTTCGTAAGGCTTGGACCCAAGTGGCTATTTTGTTCGGTATTGCTTGCGGCCTCTTATTTTTGTATTTGGCAAATTGA
- a CDS encoding succinate dehydrogenase: MSQAVMQAKFWYAQRISAMVLGLCVSIHLVIIFYAIRGGLTAEEILGRTQGNIAFAIFYEIFVLACFVHAPIGLANILEETFSKGFISKALSSLLAVLILILGTTAVVGVYSGGAL, translated from the coding sequence ATGAGTCAAGCCGTGATGCAGGCAAAGTTTTGGTATGCCCAAAGAATCAGCGCTATGGTTTTAGGTCTTTGCGTCAGCATCCACCTCGTCATTATTTTCTATGCAATACGCGGTGGCTTAACTGCTGAAGAGATTCTGGGGCGCACCCAAGGCAATATTGCTTTTGCTATTTTTTATGAGATTTTTGTTTTGGCCTGCTTTGTGCATGCGCCGATTGGATTGGCGAATATTCTTGAAGAAACGTTTTCCAAGGGGTTTATTTCTAAAGCTCTATCTTCGCTGCTTGCAGTTCTTATACTCATTCTAGGGACCACCGCAGTCGTTGGTGTCTATTCCGGCGGTGCGTTATGA
- a CDS encoding succinate dehydrogenase/fumarate reductase iron-sulfur subunit gives MSNTDLKVKVWRGAQEGEFVEYLVPRNPNQTVLDVVTFIQRKLDPTLSYRFACRVGMCGSCAMTVNGVARWTCRTHVSQIVEGDSLEIAPLNNLPVIKDLATDMREFFNKWKGAVGFFKGDKTRHDDFSRVEPQSPERQLANAGIECIGCGVCYSSCEVVQSRPNYLGPAALNRAWTLTNDVRDVQQLDRLRAVAGDEGCHACHTQGSCTERCPKKLEPTASIAGLKKLVARAAVRGSKWGKL, from the coding sequence ATGTCTAATACAGATCTCAAAGTCAAAGTTTGGCGCGGTGCTCAAGAGGGTGAGTTTGTTGAGTATTTGGTGCCTCGCAATCCAAATCAAACGGTACTAGATGTCGTTACCTTTATTCAGCGCAAGCTAGATCCAACTCTTAGCTACCGATTCGCTTGTCGGGTGGGTATGTGTGGCTCTTGCGCCATGACAGTCAACGGCGTTGCTCGCTGGACCTGTCGAACTCACGTTTCCCAAATTGTTGAAGGGGATTCTCTAGAGATTGCCCCTCTGAATAATCTACCAGTCATTAAAGACCTTGCTACCGATATGCGAGAGTTCTTTAATAAGTGGAAGGGTGCGGTTGGTTTTTTTAAGGGAGATAAAACCCGTCATGATGATTTTTCAAGAGTAGAGCCGCAGTCACCTGAACGTCAATTAGCTAATGCCGGTATCGAATGTATCGGTTGTGGAGTGTGCTACTCCTCTTGTGAAGTTGTGCAGAGCCGCCCTAACTATCTCGGCCCAGCTGCCCTAAATCGCGCTTGGACCTTAACGAATGATGTGCGTGATGTACAGCAATTAGATCGCCTACGTGCCGTTGCTGGTGATGAAGGTTGCCACGCATGTCATACGCAGGGATCCTGTACAGAGCGTTGTCCTAAGAAACTTGAGCCTACAGCCAGTATTGCTGGGTTGAAAAAGTTAGTAGCAAGAGCTGCTGTACGAGGAAGTAAGTGGGGCAAGTTATGA
- a CDS encoding LysR substrate-binding domain-containing protein translates to MSSIKVLKNFLAISRHKSVAAAAREIGLTAAAAGQQLQQLEADIGVELFDRTKRSMTLNHHGRSLVEPIQEIIARYEALGSDFKSELSGTIVLGALVSTLMGAFGNTLNELKQNYPELEIKLIAGLSSNFLEQVIEGSLDAAIVTESPYALPQNVQWTELYTEPMIVIYPAIKNKKGFTPKELANQFPFIRFERNTWTGHLVDQTIRANKLSIKEGMELNSVEAIIELVRQGLGYSIVPKLANVSWENDRQLKISALPGKTIYRKVGLLEKRKHSRENITQEIKKYFLDEVIAKRKTTP, encoded by the coding sequence ATGTCCAGCATAAAAGTACTCAAGAATTTTTTAGCCATTTCAAGGCATAAGAGCGTGGCAGCGGCTGCACGTGAAATAGGCCTCACGGCCGCTGCCGCTGGACAGCAATTGCAACAACTAGAAGCGGATATTGGTGTGGAGCTATTTGATAGAACAAAGCGCTCTATGACCCTCAATCATCATGGCAGATCCTTGGTTGAGCCCATTCAAGAAATCATTGCGCGCTACGAGGCCCTAGGATCGGACTTTAAATCTGAACTCAGCGGCACCATTGTTCTGGGCGCACTGGTCTCAACCTTAATGGGCGCCTTTGGAAATACCTTAAATGAGCTCAAGCAGAACTACCCAGAACTTGAAATTAAACTCATTGCAGGCCTATCTAGCAACTTTTTAGAGCAAGTCATTGAAGGCAGCTTAGATGCAGCAATAGTGACTGAGTCACCCTATGCCTTACCCCAAAATGTTCAATGGACGGAGCTATATACAGAGCCCATGATTGTGATCTATCCAGCAATCAAAAATAAGAAAGGATTTACACCAAAGGAGTTGGCGAATCAATTTCCGTTCATCCGTTTTGAGCGAAATACATGGACAGGCCATCTCGTAGATCAAACCATTCGGGCGAATAAGTTAAGCATTAAAGAAGGTATGGAGCTCAATTCTGTAGAGGCAATCATTGAGCTTGTAAGACAAGGGCTTGGATATTCCATTGTTCCCAAGCTAGCCAACGTTTCTTGGGAAAACGACCGCCAATTGAAGATATCTGCATTGCCTGGAAAAACAATTTATCGAAAAGTTGGTTTACTAGAAAAACGCAAACATTCTCGTGAAAATATCACCCAAGAGATTAAGAAATACTTCCTAGATGAAGTTATTGCAAAGAGAAAAACCACCCCATAG
- a CDS encoding Rap1a/Tai family immunity protein: MKLFRIIPLVIGAVLLSQVNAFAQSDLPKNDASTTALVELCKNLNDADAQNFCFGFGEGVYQAYLANRNSKQKMSICFSSEAGTREVILQEFLAWNQNNPQFNQERAAKTLIRFFEAKYPCK, translated from the coding sequence ATGAAACTATTCCGGATAATCCCACTTGTCATTGGTGCAGTCTTGCTGTCGCAGGTAAATGCTTTTGCTCAGTCCGACCTGCCTAAAAATGATGCCTCCACTACTGCATTGGTTGAGCTATGCAAAAACCTCAACGATGCGGATGCTCAGAACTTTTGCTTTGGTTTTGGAGAGGGTGTTTATCAGGCTTATCTTGCTAATCGCAATTCAAAACAAAAGATGAGTATTTGTTTCTCATCGGAAGCTGGCACCAGGGAAGTTATTCTTCAGGAGTTCTTGGCTTGGAACCAAAATAATCCCCAATTCAATCAGGAGCGCGCAGCCAAGACATTGATTCGATTCTTTGAGGCAAAGTATCCTTGTAAATAG
- a CDS encoding DUF3300 domain-containing protein yields the protein MNIQNKAGYLIGLTALLSACSNNSDPYQNIDYPQSYTQSGGYSSSPQLISSEQLQSLLSPIALYPDSLLSLMLLASTYPLEVAEAYNWRNSNSSLNGAALQDALKAQSWNDSVKSLIAFPQAFNMMGSKLQWTQNLGNAYKLQPADTMKAVQILRKRAVQAGTLKSNQQITVSTDANSNVLIGPANTQVVYVPSYNPTVVYGAWPYPDYPPYPAYNPAWGMMSFGLGMAVGGAFWSTPSWSDGTINVNNTNSPGRTNRGLIGPSSIQNQQRLLNDWKNNATPQDRQAARAAGQRADSAFQKNATPQERAQADRLNQEARNDYQQDRSNPNTYREAAQENAMREQARADRMNDDRFGGRGGFGGGRMGGFRR from the coding sequence ATGAATATTCAGAATAAAGCAGGATATTTGATTGGGCTTACAGCGCTCTTGAGTGCTTGCTCAAATAATAGTGATCCCTATCAAAATATCGACTATCCACAGTCCTATACTCAAAGTGGGGGCTATAGCAGTTCGCCACAGTTGATTTCATCAGAGCAATTGCAGTCCTTACTCTCTCCGATTGCTTTATACCCAGACTCCTTGCTGTCTTTGATGCTATTGGCATCAACTTATCCACTGGAAGTGGCTGAAGCCTATAACTGGCGTAACAGCAATTCCAGTCTAAATGGCGCTGCATTACAAGATGCTCTCAAAGCACAATCATGGAACGATAGTGTGAAGTCACTGATCGCATTCCCGCAAGCATTCAATATGATGGGTAGTAAGTTGCAGTGGACCCAAAATTTGGGTAATGCCTACAAGCTACAACCCGCAGATACGATGAAGGCGGTGCAGATTTTACGTAAACGCGCCGTGCAGGCTGGAACTCTCAAGTCAAATCAGCAAATTACAGTCAGTACTGATGCTAACTCGAACGTATTAATTGGTCCCGCCAATACTCAAGTGGTCTACGTGCCGAGCTATAACCCCACGGTTGTTTATGGAGCGTGGCCTTATCCAGACTACCCGCCATATCCTGCTTATAACCCCGCCTGGGGAATGATGTCATTTGGTCTTGGGATGGCAGTAGGTGGTGCATTTTGGTCCACGCCTAGTTGGTCTGATGGCACGATTAATGTGAATAATACAAATTCTCCCGGAAGAACGAATAGGGGGCTGATTGGTCCGAGTAGCATTCAGAACCAACAGCGACTTCTCAATGACTGGAAAAATAATGCGACTCCGCAAGATCGACAAGCGGCAAGAGCAGCGGGGCAGCGCGCAGATAGCGCCTTTCAGAAAAATGCTACGCCACAAGAGCGCGCTCAAGCTGATCGCCTAAATCAAGAGGCAAGAAATGATTACCAGCAAGATCGTAGTAATCCAAATACCTATCGTGAGGCTGCCCAAGAAAATGCGATGCGAGAGCAAGCGCGTGCTGATCGAATGAATGATGATCGATTCGGTGGTCGCGGCGGTTTTGGCGGTGGTCGTATGGGTGGATTTAGGCGTTAA
- the fdx gene encoding ISC system 2Fe-2S type ferredoxin, translating to MTQIVVLPHSEYCPEGAVLEVTPGTSVCEALLENHIPIEHACDMVCACTTCHVIVREGYQSLNEPDENEEDLLDRAWGLNPQSRLSCQAIVARQDLVIEIPKYSINHAKENH from the coding sequence ATGACTCAGATCGTCGTTCTACCCCATAGCGAGTATTGCCCTGAAGGTGCGGTGCTTGAAGTGACTCCAGGCACTTCTGTTTGTGAAGCCTTGCTAGAAAACCATATTCCGATTGAGCATGCCTGCGATATGGTCTGTGCTTGTACTACTTGTCACGTGATTGTGAGAGAGGGTTATCAGAGTCTGAATGAGCCTGATGAGAATGAAGAAGATTTATTAGACCGTGCATGGGGACTCAATCCTCAGTCTCGCTTATCTTGTCAGGCTATTGTGGCGCGCCAGGACCTAGTCATTGAGATCCCGAAATACTCCATTAACCACGCTAAAGAAAATCATTAA